From the Lolium rigidum isolate FL_2022 chromosome 2, APGP_CSIRO_Lrig_0.1, whole genome shotgun sequence genome, one window contains:
- the LOC124690932 gene encoding cysteine-rich receptor-like protein kinase 10: MPGDDAPGSENEVVYDEDEGGDKEMDYVPPPTALKLESVIPDNYDEDVATAAAIVASLADEEAKWPWPGFEDVVQLSSMVTASLLPPPPLPPLAPPQAAWDGQEVDLLRQRHRCTGAWMLDDYIHTTHLPPPLPMIVTGRSETRQAADWKIRNSPYCCLDDLKLDFTAQQRGTSCGMAKHVSTSRNELECMLLDETSEPKALPLSLLEDITCGFSEDQEIGRGGCAVVYKGTLGNGLTVAVKMLSHSYMHEKEFQREVECLLKVNHTNIVRFLGYCADTQGSMADFNGKFVMADEQQRLLCFEYLPKGSLDGYIHDASSGLDWSKRYKVIKGVCEGLSYLHRKKIFHLDLKPGNILLDANLVPKISDFGLSRIFEEDKSRFVPTKMGGTFGYLAPEFTNNEITHKFDLYSLGVILIEILTGKKGYQSVESVLESWSNRLDKSQGQTSFEQIRVCTEIGIECTDTNPEKRPVDIHHIVARLNETESSQPANTPG; encoded by the exons ATGCCCGGCGACGATGCGCCTGGCAGTGAAAACGAGGTCGTCTACGACGAGGACGAGGGGGGCGACAAGGAGATGGATTACGTGCCTCCTCCAACCGCTTTGAAGCTGGAGTCGGTCATCCCCGACAACTACGACGAGGACGTGGCCACGGCCGCCGCAATAGTCGCGTCATTGGCCGACGAGGAGGCCAAGTGGCCGTGGCCAGGGTTTGAGGACGTCGTCCAGCTCTCGTCTATGGTGACGGCGTCCTTGTTGCCGcctcctccgctgccgccgcTCGCTCCACCACAGGCAGCATGGGACGGCCAGGAGGTGGACCTCCTCCGCCAGCGACACCGCTGCA CTGGAGCCTGGATGCTCGATGATTATATTCATACCACACACCTTCCACCTCCCCTCCCCATGATAGTTACAGGGAGATCTGAAACTCGCCAAGCTGCTGACTGGAAGATCAGAAACTCGCCTTACTGCTGCCTCGACGATCTGAAACTCGACTTCACTGCCCAGCAGA GAGGTACTAGCTGCGGCATGGCTAAACATGTTAGTACCAGCCGGAATGAACTGGAGTGCATGCTGCTGGACGAAACCTCAGAGCCCAAGGCTCTGCCACTGTCACTTCTGGAAGACATCACGTGTGGTTTCTCCGAAGATCAGGAGATTGGTAGAGGCGGCTGCGCGGTGGTCTACAAG GGAACGCTTGGTAACGGGCTGACTGTCGCCGTGAAGATGCTATCACATTCTTATATGCATGAGAAGGAATTCCAACGAGAGGTTGAATGTTTGCTCAAGGTGAATCAcacaaatatagtgagatttctaGGATACTGCGCTGATACTCAAGGAAGTATGGCAGATTTCAATGGAAAGTTTGTCATGGCAGATGAACAACAAAGGTTGCTCTGCTTTGAGTACCTGCCTAAAGGGAGCCTCGATGGGTATATCCATG ATGCATCTAGTGGACTTGACTGGAGCAAGCGGTACAAAGTTATAAAAGGGGTCTGCGAAGGGTTAAGTTATCTTCACCGGAAAAAAATATTCCACTTAGATCTCAAACCCGGGAACATATTGCTAGATGCTAATCTGGTACCCAAAATATCTGACTTTGGTCTATCAAGGATCTTCGAGGAAGATAAGAGTCGGTTTGTTCCTACAAAAATGGGTGGAACATT CGGATATTTGGCTCCGGAATTCACTAATAATGAAATCACACACAAGTTTGACTTGTATAGTCTTGGTGTTATACTCATTGAGATATTGACTGGAAAGAAGGGGTACCAATCTGTCGAGAGT GTACTTGAAAGTTGGAGTAACAGGTTGGACAAATCACAAGGACAGACCAGTTTCGAACAAATTCGAGTATGCACAGAGATAGGGATTGAGTGCACTGACACCAACCCAGAGAAGCGACCAGTTGATATACATCATATAGTTGCTCGGCTGAATGAAACCGAAAGTAGCCAG CCAGCCAATACACCCGGCTAA
- the LOC124690931 gene encoding uncharacterized protein LOC124690931: MRRRRCRSSCTGSLRGLHLPIVPEDTSASQRCSRLHLRMEDDEEMPGAARKDEEIPGVAGKEEEMSVVAGKEEEMPKTAGVEEERRKLIRPALSPVFGGGRIGCGPPHPSAPPVHRRRRRRRSLLLHTNRAATDGTHRCTRRSVGGRMATPATTAMCPSRTGGT, from the exons ATGCGCCGCCGGCGCTGCCGCTCGTCATGTACGGGTTCTCTCCGTGGACTGCACCTCCCCATCGTCCCCGAAGACACCTCGGCCAGCCAGCGTTGTTCCCGCCTCCACCTGCGGATggaggatgatgaggagatgccagGAGCGGCAAGGAAGGATGAGGAGATACCAGGGGTGgcggggaaggaggaggagatgtCGGTAGTGGccgggaaggaggaggagatgcctaagacggcgggggtggaggaggagaggaggaaatTAATCCGGCCGGCTCTCAG TCCTGTATTTGGAGGCGGTCGAATTGGATGCGGCCCGCCTCATCCCTCCGCCCCTCCGGTCCACAgacgccggcggcgccggcgcagcctcctcctccacaccaaCCGGGCTGCAACAGACGGTACGCACCGGTGCACGAGGCGCAGTGTCGGTGGACGCATGGCGACCCCTGCCACCACCGCGATGTGTCCCTCCCGCACGGGTGGAACCTGA